In Zonotrichia albicollis isolate bZonAlb1 chromosome 36, bZonAlb1.hap1, whole genome shotgun sequence, one DNA window encodes the following:
- the LOC141726549 gene encoding uncharacterized protein LOC141726549: MKALLSRLGFDKKLVALENKRLLECLDLSKHGPSALLVAGGICCLYPHLVEQLADPDAEVVWMSLCVLTHALQDKDLLLPSVTTLKLAESLLPHFENDNSHVQLLSIQLFCKVMELVVEEGEELLTTFVNQSLLPLFLRWHNENLYVAKASFQALLCAARFLRRRDLEELLMKAWRIKFAESLLLQDESRAAKSPQRTLREAALRFMALQTLKEDESPSCLSKLLQLIFEGRSAGLCLMDQMYQRPSTISSAH; encoded by the exons atGAAGGCTCTGCTCTCCCGCCTGGGCTTTGACAAGAAGCTGGTGGCTCTGGAGAACAAGCGG ctcCTGGAGTGTCTGGACCTGAGCAAACATggtcccagtgccctgctggtg GCCGGAGGAATATGCTGCCTCTATCCACACCTGGTGGAGCAGCTGGCTGATCCAGATGCAGAGGTGGTCTGGATGAGCCTCTGTGTGCTCACACATGCGCTCCAGGACAAAGACCTCCTGCTACCCAGTGTCACCACCCTGAAGCTGGCTGAGTCCCTCCTGCCACATTTTGAgaac gACAACAGCCacgtgcagctgctctccattcagCTCTTTTGCAAGGTGATGGAGCTGGTAGTGGAAGAgggggaagagcttctcacgaCATTTGTgaaccagagcctgctccctctatTCTTGCGCTGGCACAATGAGAACCTGTACGTGGCCAAG GCCTCTTTCCAAGCCCTGCTTTGTGCGGCACGCTTCCTGAGGAGGAGGGACCTTGAAGAGCTGCTGATGAAGGCGTGGCGGATTAAGTTTGCTGAgagcctg ctgctgcaggacgAGAGCCGAGCAGCCAAGAGCCCACAGAGGACCCTGCGAGAGGCAGccctcaggttcatgg CTCTTCAAACCCTGAAGGAAGATGAGAGTCCATCGTGCCTGAGCAAACTGCTTCAGCTGATCTTTGAAGGAAGATCTGCAGGACTTTGTCTGATGGATCAGATGTACCAGCGTCCATCAACGATTTCAAGTGCCCATTGA